Within the Setaria viridis chromosome 3, Setaria_viridis_v4.0, whole genome shotgun sequence genome, the region AgccccccacccgccgccgcccacctccccgccgccgcgcccgcctggACGCAGCCGCTTCGCGCGCGCCGGCTGGCCGGTGTTCCTCaagcctccgcctccgctgaATTTCCAGGTACactttcctctttctttctgAATCTTTTTGTTAATCTTTGGATAGAGATGCGTAAATGGGCGTCAGATGAAGACGATGTGGTTCTTCCTCGGCCAAAGTTTCTTaattttgcatttcttttcCTCCCACCATCCGGGATGCGAATTCATCCACGAAAAGATTGGATTTTCCCTAGCAAGAACCCCAGCTGACACTGACAGTACTAAACTCCGGAGGCAATGCAGGATTCGTTCCAGACGGCGCCCAGATGCCACCCggaaggcgccgccgccggagtgtGGCCGGCATCGACCAGGACGAGCTCCTCGACCCGGAGGCCCTCGCCGACCCGGACAGCAGCTTCTTCGAAATCAACGGCGTCAGGCTCCACCACAAGGTTTGCAGCCATGAGGATGAGGACTCGTCCAGCGACCAATCCTCGGACGCCACCGTCTCAGAAGCTGGCCGGAGTCGAATCGGCCTTCCCATACTTCTGCTGCACGGCTTCGGTGCGTCGGTGTTCTCCTGGAGCCGCGTCATGCGGCCGCTGGCCCGCATTGCCGCTGCCAAGGTCCTTGCGTTCGACCGGCCGGCGTTTGGGCTGACGTCCAGGGCCAGCTGGTCCGGTGATGACAGCAAACCTCTCAACCCGTACTCCATGGCGTTCTCGGTCATGGCCACGTTGGCATTCATCGACTATCTCGGCGCCGAGAAGGCTGTCCTTGTCGGGTATGAAAACACAGCATGTTCTCAACTTCTGTCTGCGAGCATTGCTTTGTGTGATGACATGAACATGTGTCGCGATCCTGTTCTTCAGGCACTCGGCTGGTTGCCTTGTGGCAGTGGATGCATACTTTGAGGCGCCGGAACGGGTCGCTGCTCTTGTGCTAGTTGCACCGGCAATATTTGCGCCGAGGAAGGGAGTGAAAGATAGTGCCACAGGGGAACAAGAAGCGCAAAAGCAGAATGTTCCCAACGATGAAAATTCACCTCCTACTCTGTTTGCTAGGATCTGGGGTGGGTTTCTCAAGCTATGCAAGCACATTGCAGGGCTTGTTTCCAAGATGATGATGGTGATAAGAGACGTACTTCGATCTCTGTATGTTAAAGCTCTTGTTGCTTTTCTTCGGTCATCATTGGGCGCTATGCTGGTAAGATGGGTCATGGACAAATTTGGAATACTAGGCGTCCGTAATGCGTGGTATGACCCAAGTAAAGTAACTGATCACGTCATACAAGGGTACACGAAGGTGAGATTCCACACCACAATTCAGAAAACTCTCAATTGTCAAATACTTCAGCATGGTGTAATTTACA harbors:
- the LOC117848268 gene encoding uncharacterized protein produces the protein MQMLLSPSPPPAAAHLPAAAPAWTQPLRARRLAGVPQASASAEFPGFVPDGAQMPPGRRRRRSVAGIDQDELLDPEALADPDSSFFEINGVRLHHKVCSHEDEDSSSDQSSDATVSEAGRSRIGLPILLLHGFGASVFSWSRVMRPLARIAAAKVLAFDRPAFGLTSRASWSGDDSKPLNPYSMAFSVMATLAFIDYLGAEKAVLVGHSAGCLVAVDAYFEAPERVAALVLVAPAIFAPRKGVKDSATGEQEAQKQNVPNDENSPPTLFARIWGGFLKLCKHIAGLVSKMMMVIRDVLRSLYVKALVAFLRSSLGAMLVRWVMDKFGILGVRNAWYDPSKVTDHVIQGYTKPLRSRGWETALLEHTISMIIDSASATRVPVSKRLSEISCPVLVVTGDTDRIVPAWNAERVAHAIPGARFEVIKGCGHLPQEERPEEFLSVVERFLRTVFGTPNERVFQAAV